CGCTGTAACGTCTGTCATCACCTTGGCGAATTCTGACAATCGAGCCACCCATGTTGTAGAGAAACTCACCTAGCAGGGTGCGGTTTTTCTCGCTGATATTGATTCCTAAATAAGGGAAAGATTCGGAAAACCCTGCCAAATCTTCTGGGGTTTCAGGCGCGAGAAGAGAAATGGGGTAGGAGACGTATTCGTGGTTCACCCACAAGTAGCCGTCTTTAACAGCAATGCCGTCGTAGTGGATGCCATTACCAATGTCGTTTTCTTTTCCCCTAACTTTGGTTCCGTTAATTGGCACGAAGCCAGTGTAGTCGCAGTTGTAACCAAAATAATCGTCTGGGTTGGGGAAGACGCGATCGCCCCAGCCAACAATGACGTACCGCTCGTATTCTGGTGGTACGATGACATCATCGTAGACGGTATATTTCGTCAATCTCGCATCTGTCGATGGTTGTAAAACTTGCCCTTTTTCACTGCCTGCTGGTAGGTAACTAGGCAGTTGTTGATAAATGGGTAACGGATGGGGCAATCGTACAGGGGTGAACGATAAAGCCTCAGCTGCTTGGGCAGCGTTAGAACCAGCACCAAACAGTTTATTCTCTAGCACGGGTGAGAAAGCAGCAGCACCAACACCCGCACCGAAGAAAACTAACAGCTGCCTCCGAGTAATTCTAGACATGAAACTCCCTCTTGATTCGGAATCGCCAGATCCTCAAGTTTGAAAACGTCTGTATTGCAATTATTAGTAGAGAGTGCAGAGTGCTATTAGCTCTTGGTTCCTTCAGGTTTCAACGCGATAACTATGCTCGCGCCTTTTCTATTAGCTTATGTATTTTTAATTACAAACATATCAAACAAAAGCTTGGATTGAGCTGTAACCAAAAGACGCGCTCTCGCTTTTTCTCTACTACTAATTATTAAGACAGGGACTTATTTTCAAACAAATATTGTTGCCTCTGTTACGATAATCCCGCAACATTAAGGTGAGTTAATCGCCTGGTTAATACTGAGTCATTTTTTTACATTAGGTTGCTATAGTTAACTTTATATAGAACACAATAAGCAAATATATCTAGTCATCAATTTGCAAAATTTAGTTTGCTTGCTGAAAGCTATTTTCTCAATTCAGCTAGTAGTTTAAATGCGAGCCTATCGGATATACTTTGTTGTTTAAACAATTTTCTCCGCGTCACCTCTGCGATCGCAACAATAGATCGGTGTGTATAAAAAAATCAAAATTTGCAGAATTACGTACATTTCTCATTTCAATTAGTCATCGCGATAGGCGGGATCGTCTTCTTTTAACCTACGCGCAGTATTTACATTCGCAGGAGTACGCTGACTATCGGTTGCAGTTCCATTTGGCGATGAGGAAAAGCCTAACAAAAGTGCGGAGTTGCTGAAGTATCTCGTCCAGTGACTCAACACGGGTTGCGATCGCCAATCGACTCGCGAGACTTGAGTATGGAGTAAAGGGACTTGTTGCCCATTGCGATCGCCTACTACCGTTACAGTGATTTCTGTAACTTTGGGTTTTCGCTCGAACTCTTGCTGAATTAACTTGCTAGTCTGTGACTCAGCTTGCTGCATCAAACGAGCAAAAGAAGGCATTCCCTCAGAACTGAGGACGAGATTTAAAGATTTAGGTTGCGCTCTAGCTGGGGTAGAATACCAGCAGCTTACACACATTGTTGCGACTAAAATTGTTTTTACTGAAGCGATCGCTTTAAATAATCGAAGTTGTTGAAAAACACTCATCATCTTGACTAAATGCTTAATTTCTGCATAGCTACGAGGAGGGAAGGAGAAATGCAGACTGTTCCTAAGTTTAGCGATCGCGCTTTAATAAGTCAGTAAGTCCGGGTTAACTTTCAGTTATTAGTTATCAGTGACTCGTGGCTAGTGGCTGGTGACTAGAAAAGAATTCAGCCACCAGCCATTCACTCATGACCAACTACCAATTACCCATTACCATTTACCGACTACCGTGCCGATCATTAATAAATTCATTGAAATCGAAACCACTCAAGGAATTAATATTCACAATATTACACCAGCAATTGAGAAGATAGTATCCGCCACAGGAATTAGTAATGGACAAGTTTTAGTCTTTTCTCGTCATACTACGACCGCATTAGCGATTAATGAAGACGAAGAAAGATTACTAGAAGATATCAAAGTTTTTTTAAGCAAATTAGTACCCGAATCAGAACGCTACTTGCATAACGACTTGCACTTAAGAAAAAATATCCCGGAAGACGAGCCGATAAATGCTCACTCGCACTTAATGGCGATGATGCTTAATAATAACGAAATTATTCCCATAGTCGATGGAAAACTTGGATTAGGAACCTATCAATCAGTTTTATTTTTTGAATTAGACGGCGCTCGAAAAAGAACAATTCTGTGTCAAATTTGGGGCGAATGATAAAAGTAGGGTGGGTATTGTCCACCTTAATATAAATCAAAAACTGAGATTGTCTTTCCCTTCAGTAGAAGCCGCATCCTCATGCGTGATGGTAATTTTAGCCGCTACAGTAGAACGCCGCAGGTTACGAATTGCATCAATAGTATTTTTAATCGTACCAGCCAGGGGAACAGCTACAATTGCACCCAAAAAACCACCCATTTCAGCGCCAGTCAAGATGGCAATAAAGATCCAAATTGGGTTGAGTCCCGTAAAATTGCCCATCAATCTAGGTGCTAGCACGTTATCTTTAATTTGTTGCAACACAATTGCCGCCAAAGCAACTTGCAACCCCAGCAACCAATTTTGCACCATGACTAACAGCGTGACTGTACCAATGCCCAAGCTAGCGCCAATAAATGGGATGAGTTCAGCTACACCAATTAAAAGGGCAAACAATAGAGCAAATGGCACGTTGAGAACTACGAAAATTGGGGTTAAAGCGGCAAACATGAATAACCCCAGTAATAGTTGAGTCAGAAAGAAATTTTGAAAATTGAGTCGCAAGGAAGCACTAAACGGAAGTCCAATCTCTGGTGGTAGGAAGCTAATGAGACCGCGCCAGAGGCGATCGCCGTAGAGCAGCATGTAAAATGCCAGTACCACCACTAAAATTGTCTCGATTAACCACGACAGCGTCCCGAGGGCAACTCCAAACGCCTGTTCTGGTATAGATGGCAAGCGTCTTTCAATCGTATCGTTAACGCGATTGCTAAAACCGCTCAGATCGAGAGGTAACTTTCTTACCCGCGCCCAGCTATCTAGTCTTCCCAACTGTGTTTGAATTGTATTTAACCAATCGGGAATTCTTTGAATCAATTCGATCGTTTGGTCGTAGACCAATGGTACTAGAGTTAGACCGATCGCCACCAACAAGACTAAACTCAAAAATAGAACGACGATGACTGCCTGAGAGCGGCTAAAGCCAACTCGCTCGAAAAACCGGACTGGGTAATTGAGTAGAAAAGCCAAAATAGCCGCGATCGTCAATACGGCGATCGTATGCTGAAAATATTGAAAAGCTTGACTCAATAACCAAATATTCAGAGCAATAACAGGACCGCTCAAACCGTAAATCGCTAAACGCTGCCAAGAGGCTGAACGGCGCATTTCTCACACCACCCACAATAGTTGCTCCACCACTAATCCTCGATTTTAGTGGCAAAATCTATTTAAGTGACAGGGTAAAGTTGTAAGTCGTAAGTCGTAAGTCGTAAGTCGTAAGTTAGACATCTAAATTTGCTTCTTACCTCTTGCCAACTACCAATTACCCATTACCAATTACCAATGACCATATATGACAACTGCTGCGATCGCAAATTTGGTGCTGGGGATCTTTCTCGGCTTAATGATTCTGCTATTTATCTTCCGCATCGTGCTGACTTGGTTTCCCCAAATAGACCTTAAGCGTTTTCCATACAACTTAATTGCCATGCCAACAGATCCCTTGTTAGTACCGATGCGAAAACTTGTACCACCCATAGGCGGTGTGGATATTACCCCCATCATCTGGGTCGGAATTTTTAGCCTGTTGCGAGAAATTCTGCTCGGTCAGCAAGGACTGCTGATGATGCTGATGCATTGAAATTTTATGTAGAGACGTTACATGTAACGTCTCTACCGATCTATTTCTTCAACATCACCTGCTCGACAAAATTGGTGTAAACCTCTGCCTTGAGAAACTCTGGAGTATCTAAAATCCGTTGGTGAAAGCCGATAGTCGTCGGTACGCCTGTGAGGGCGAATTCCCGCAAGGCGCGTCGCATTCGCCTAATTGCAGTCGGACGGTCTGGTCCCCAGACGATCAGCTTACCAATCAGAGAATCGTAGTAAGGCGGGATGCGATAATCGGTGTAAACGTGAGAATCCATCCTGACTCCTGGTCCTCCAGGAGCGAGATAGCCACTGATCCGTCCTGGTGCGGGACGAAAATCTCGGTCTGGATCTTCAGCATTAATCCGACATTCAATCGCGTGTCCCCGCAACTTTACCTGCTCTTGGGTGAATTGCAGGCTTTCCCCTTGGGCAACGCGGATTTGTTCGGCAATTAAGTCAAGTCCTGTAATCATTTCCGTGACGGGATGCTCGACTTGAATCCGCGTATTCATTTCCATGAAGTAAAATTCTCCAGTTTGCGACAGGAGAAACTCTACCGTCCCCGCACCGATGTAATTAATCGACTTTGCAGCCATTACCGCGGCTGTTCCCATTTTCTCCCGTAATTCGGGGGTTAAGGCAGGGCTGGGAGCTTCTTCCAATAGCTTTTGGTGGCGGCGCTGGATCGAACAGTCCCGTTCGCCCAAGTGGACGACATTGCCGTAGCTATCTGCTAAGATTTGAAACTCAATATGGCGCGGGCGATCGACAAATTTCTCGACATACAGACCAGGGTTGCCAAAGGCGGCTTCTGCTTCTCCTTGAGCCGCTAAAAATAATCGCCCTAAATCTTCATCGCTGCGAACCAGACGCATTCCCCTGCCACCACCGCCAGCAGTGGCTTTAATCATGACTGGGTAGCCAATTTGACGCGCGATCTCCCGCGCTTCTTTTTCGTCTCTGACTAACCCATCACTCCCAGGGATGGTAGGGACTCCCGCCGCGATCATCGTTTCCTTCGCTGTGGATTTATCGCCCATAGCTCGAATTGCTTCTGGGGTTGGTCCAATAAAGGCAAGCTGGTGGTCGGCACAAATTTCCGCAAATTTCGCATTTTCCGCTAAAAAGCCATAACCAGGATGGATGGCAGTCGCGTTGCGCGTCAGAGCTGCGGCAATAATACTAGGGACGTTGAGATAACTTTTGCTACTGGGAGCTTCGCCAATACACACCGCTTCATCAGCTAATTGGACGTGGAGCGCGTCGCGGTCTACGGTTGAGTGTACCGCGATCGTCGCAATTCCCATTTCTTCACAAGTACGGAGAATTCTCAGGGCGATTTCCCCTCGGTTAGCAATCAGAATTTTGTCAAAGCGCATCTTCCAGCAAAGGATGTCGGTATCATCAGCATAGGGGTTGGCAGAATTCGTAATTCGTAATTCGTAATTCGTAATTATTTTGGCACGAGCGATCGCCTCTTTTTTGTTCAACTTTGCTGGTCTTGCTCCACAAGTATGCTAAATTATATATCTGCAAGCGCGGATGTGGCGGAATTGGTATA
This window of the Chroococcidiopsis thermalis PCC 7203 genome carries:
- the accC gene encoding acetyl-CoA carboxylase biotin carboxylase subunit — translated: MRFDKILIANRGEIALRILRTCEEMGIATIAVHSTVDRDALHVQLADEAVCIGEAPSSKSYLNVPSIIAAALTRNATAIHPGYGFLAENAKFAEICADHQLAFIGPTPEAIRAMGDKSTAKETMIAAGVPTIPGSDGLVRDEKEAREIARQIGYPVMIKATAGGGGRGMRLVRSDEDLGRLFLAAQGEAEAAFGNPGLYVEKFVDRPRHIEFQILADSYGNVVHLGERDCSIQRRHQKLLEEAPSPALTPELREKMGTAAVMAAKSINYIGAGTVEFLLSQTGEFYFMEMNTRIQVEHPVTEMITGLDLIAEQIRVAQGESLQFTQEQVKLRGHAIECRINAEDPDRDFRPAPGRISGYLAPGGPGVRMDSHVYTDYRIPPYYDSLIGKLIVWGPDRPTAIRRMRRALREFALTGVPTTIGFHQRILDTPEFLKAEVYTNFVEQVMLKK
- a CDS encoding AI-2E family transporter, which codes for MRRSASWQRLAIYGLSGPVIALNIWLLSQAFQYFQHTIAVLTIAAILAFLLNYPVRFFERVGFSRSQAVIVVLFLSLVLLVAIGLTLVPLVYDQTIELIQRIPDWLNTIQTQLGRLDSWARVRKLPLDLSGFSNRVNDTIERRLPSIPEQAFGVALGTLSWLIETILVVVLAFYMLLYGDRLWRGLISFLPPEIGLPFSASLRLNFQNFFLTQLLLGLFMFAALTPIFVVLNVPFALLFALLIGVAELIPFIGASLGIGTVTLLVMVQNWLLGLQVALAAIVLQQIKDNVLAPRLMGNFTGLNPIWIFIAILTGAEMGGFLGAIVAVPLAGTIKNTIDAIRNLRRSTVAAKITITHEDAASTEGKDNLSF
- a CDS encoding YggT family protein; this encodes MTTAAIANLVLGIFLGLMILLFIFRIVLTWFPQIDLKRFPYNLIAMPTDPLLVPMRKLVPPIGGVDITPIIWVGIFSLLREILLGQQGLLMMLMH
- a CDS encoding secondary thiamine-phosphate synthase enzyme YjbQ — translated: MPIINKFIEIETTQGINIHNITPAIEKIVSATGISNGQVLVFSRHTTTALAINEDEERLLEDIKVFLSKLVPESERYLHNDLHLRKNIPEDEPINAHSHLMAMMLNNNEIIPIVDGKLGLGTYQSVLFFELDGARKRTILCQIWGE